One part of the Rhodococcus oxybenzonivorans genome encodes these proteins:
- a CDS encoding Rv3654c family TadE-like protein, with protein MNARDERGSATVLTCFGLAALVVITATLLHLGSAVSVRHRAQSAADLAALAAGVGLDRGGESACAAARAVAERMHAEVVDCTVDDWDVVVTVTAPMLLSSLGIRDARAVARAGPAE; from the coding sequence ATGAATGCTCGCGACGAGCGTGGTTCCGCCACAGTGCTGACATGTTTCGGGCTCGCGGCGCTGGTGGTGATAACGGCGACTCTGCTGCACCTCGGTTCGGCGGTCTCGGTGCGGCACCGGGCTCAGTCCGCGGCGGATCTTGCGGCCCTGGCCGCCGGAGTGGGACTCGACCGGGGCGGCGAGTCCGCGTGCGCTGCGGCGCGTGCCGTGGCGGAGCGGATGCACGCCGAGGTGGTCGACTGCACAGTCGACGACTGGGATGTGGTGGTGACGGTCACGGCCCCGATGTTGCTGTCCTCGCTGGGCATTCGAGATGCCCGGGCAGTGGCTCGGGCCGGACCTGCGGAATGA
- a CDS encoding dipeptide ABC transporter ATP-binding protein, with translation MSVMSPNETTGPMATADEAPLLDIRDLEVTFASRSGSVPAVRGVSLTVYPGQTVAIVGESGSGKSTIAHAVIDLLPGTGKVTGGQILFAGRDLAGAPERDFVALRGQKIGLVPQDPMSNLNPVWKVGFQIREALSANGIAQGKAARIRAAELLEEAGLADAEDRLGQYPHEFSGGMRQRALIAIGLSARPQLLIADEPTSALDVTVQRQILDHLDGLTSELGTAVLLITHDLGLAAERAEHLVVMSKGRVVESGPALEILQRPQHPYTQKLVTAAPSLASQRRSSSLARADIRDQALEVVGEAEQHGALAGEFGEVTDDVVVVTRLTKVFTIRHGLRRSTEFKAVDDVSFAVRRGTTTALVGESGSGKSTVAHMVLGLLAPTSGQVLFDGKDVATLDRRETLAFRRRVQPIFQNPYGTLDPMFSIFRTIEEPLRTHKVGTRKEREARVRDLLDKVALPASVMRRFPNELSGGQRQRVAIARALALQPEMVVCDEAVSALDVLVQDQILTLLNDLQAELGLTYLFITHDLAVVRQIADDVVVMSAGAIVEKATTDEVFCSPKEAYTRKLLAAIPGGSIRLGA, from the coding sequence GTGAGCGTGATGTCCCCGAACGAAACCACCGGACCGATGGCTACGGCCGACGAGGCGCCGCTTCTCGATATCCGAGACCTGGAGGTCACGTTCGCGTCCCGTTCGGGTTCGGTTCCGGCGGTGCGGGGGGTGAGTCTCACCGTGTATCCGGGGCAGACCGTGGCGATCGTCGGTGAGTCGGGGTCGGGAAAGTCCACGATTGCTCACGCCGTCATCGATCTGCTGCCCGGTACGGGGAAGGTCACCGGCGGCCAGATTCTCTTCGCAGGACGTGACCTCGCGGGTGCCCCGGAGCGAGACTTCGTCGCCTTGCGTGGACAGAAGATCGGCCTCGTTCCGCAGGACCCGATGTCCAACCTCAATCCGGTGTGGAAAGTGGGCTTCCAGATCCGGGAGGCACTGTCGGCCAATGGGATCGCACAGGGGAAGGCCGCGAGGATCCGCGCGGCCGAACTCCTCGAAGAGGCCGGGCTCGCCGATGCCGAAGACCGGTTGGGCCAGTATCCGCACGAGTTCTCGGGTGGCATGCGACAACGGGCGCTCATCGCCATCGGACTGTCGGCCCGCCCGCAGTTGCTCATTGCCGACGAACCGACGTCGGCCCTCGACGTCACCGTCCAGCGACAGATACTCGATCACCTGGACGGGCTCACCAGTGAGCTGGGGACGGCAGTACTCCTCATCACCCACGACCTCGGTCTCGCGGCCGAGCGGGCGGAGCATCTCGTCGTGATGAGCAAGGGCCGCGTCGTGGAGTCCGGGCCTGCCCTCGAGATCCTGCAGCGCCCGCAACACCCCTATACGCAGAAACTCGTCACCGCAGCGCCCTCGCTGGCCTCCCAGCGACGCAGCTCTTCGCTGGCGCGGGCCGACATCCGGGATCAGGCACTCGAGGTGGTCGGTGAGGCGGAGCAGCACGGTGCGCTCGCGGGCGAGTTCGGTGAGGTCACCGATGATGTGGTGGTGGTGACCCGACTGACCAAAGTCTTCACCATCCGTCACGGCTTACGGAGATCCACCGAGTTCAAGGCCGTCGACGACGTCTCGTTCGCGGTCCGCCGGGGAACGACGACCGCCCTGGTCGGTGAGTCCGGGTCGGGCAAGTCGACCGTGGCGCACATGGTGCTCGGACTGTTGGCCCCGACGTCGGGACAAGTGCTCTTCGACGGTAAGGATGTCGCGACTCTCGACCGGAGGGAGACGCTGGCTTTCCGGCGCCGCGTCCAACCCATCTTCCAGAATCCGTACGGCACCCTCGACCCGATGTTCTCCATCTTCCGCACCATCGAAGAACCTCTGCGCACGCACAAGGTGGGTACCCGCAAGGAACGGGAGGCCCGGGTACGGGACTTGCTGGACAAGGTCGCGTTGCCTGCGTCGGTGATGCGGAGATTCCCGAACGAGCTTTCCGGCGGGCAGCGCCAGCGTGTGGCGATCGCCCGCGCGTTGGCGCTGCAACCCGAGATGGTGGTGTGTGACGAGGCGGTGTCGGCACTGGACGTGCTGGTGCAGGATCAGATCCTCACCCTGCTCAACGACCTGCAGGCAGAACTGGGGTTGACGTACCTGTTCATCACTCACGACCTCGCGGTGGTGCGGCAGATCGCCGACGACGTCGTGGTCATGTCGGCGGGTGCCATCGTCGAGAAGGCCACTACCGACGAGGTGTTCTGCTCGCCCAAGGAGGCCTATACGCGGAAACTGCTCGCTGCCATCCCGGGTGGATCGATCCGGCTCGGCGCCTGA
- the ssd gene encoding septum site-determining protein Ssd, protein MDTDIGGEVLVLIEDPALLHSIRRVAAAADRRIDEAEVADAHHTWGSAPLVVLDTRAAIACHRLPRRRRVVLLCDGTPGIDEWRIATAIGAEHVLAVPEDEATLVTVLGEQPQKPEADGSVVAVVGGCGGAGTSTMATAVALCAATGAQAETTLLVDTDAWGSGLDVLLGLEDVPGLRWSGLSIEGGRISSDALREALPARGEHLRVLSCSRSGHGSSGPTPAAARAVIEASRYAGNLVVCDVSRSPGPVTETVLELADLVVLVVPATVRACIAAGKVAQWIAERNPNQGVVVRGPAPGGLRGADVAEVLELPLIASMRAERSLTAMLEHGGLKPGRRSALIAAASAILDTAAERPRSREWAA, encoded by the coding sequence ATGGACACAGACATCGGTGGCGAAGTGCTGGTTCTGATCGAAGACCCTGCACTGCTGCACAGCATTCGGCGGGTCGCCGCCGCGGCGGACCGCAGGATCGACGAAGCCGAGGTCGCCGATGCGCACCACACCTGGGGGAGTGCTCCCCTCGTCGTACTCGACACCCGGGCCGCCATCGCGTGTCACCGCCTCCCTCGCCGACGTCGGGTGGTGTTGCTGTGTGACGGAACGCCGGGGATCGACGAATGGCGGATCGCGACCGCGATCGGTGCGGAGCACGTCCTCGCGGTACCGGAGGACGAAGCCACTCTGGTCACGGTGCTCGGTGAGCAGCCTCAGAAGCCGGAGGCGGACGGCAGCGTCGTCGCTGTCGTCGGAGGCTGCGGTGGTGCCGGTACGTCCACCATGGCAACGGCGGTAGCCCTGTGTGCCGCCACCGGTGCACAAGCGGAAACGACACTGCTGGTCGACACCGACGCGTGGGGGTCGGGTCTGGACGTGCTCCTCGGTCTCGAGGACGTTCCCGGCCTGAGGTGGTCGGGCCTGTCGATCGAGGGTGGACGGATTTCGTCCGATGCACTCCGAGAGGCGCTCCCCGCACGCGGCGAGCACTTACGGGTTCTGTCCTGCAGTCGTAGCGGCCACGGAAGCTCGGGGCCCACGCCGGCAGCGGCACGCGCGGTGATCGAGGCGAGTCGGTACGCCGGGAATCTCGTCGTATGCGACGTGTCGAGATCTCCCGGACCGGTCACCGAAACGGTCCTCGAACTGGCAGATCTGGTAGTCCTTGTCGTGCCGGCGACCGTCCGTGCTTGCATCGCTGCCGGCAAGGTCGCGCAGTGGATTGCCGAGCGAAACCCGAACCAGGGTGTCGTGGTGCGCGGCCCGGCGCCGGGAGGTCTGCGTGGCGCGGATGTGGCGGAGGTGCTCGAACTGCCCCTGATCGCGTCCATGCGCGCCGAGCGCTCCCTCACCGCAATGCTCGAACACGGCGGCTTGAAACCCGGCCGACGCTCAGCGCTCATCGCTGCAGCATCGGCGATCCTCGACACGGCGGCCGAGAGGCCGCGTTCGCGGGAGTGGGCGGCGTGA
- a CDS encoding oxidoreductase, with protein sequence MSDPLQPLVDLPGVRDAADRARDALGEVHRHKTNRRGWPTTAAEAAVRAARASASLDGGRTELPAPGEVADPILSGALRVGQALDGDALGLLQSTWQRAPLQALARLHLLAAADLVEDPELLGRPRPAAGVAERLDGLAQLVTGGTTAPAPVLAAVVHGELLALKPFGVGDGVVARAASRLVCVSSGLDPHNLGVPEVSWFRRQQAYRNGIGAFASGAAEGVGSWVILCCGALEAGAREAMSIAEAAAT encoded by the coding sequence GTGAGTGACCCGTTGCAACCCCTCGTCGACCTTCCCGGAGTCCGCGACGCCGCCGACCGTGCGCGCGACGCGCTCGGGGAGGTGCATCGCCACAAGACCAACCGGCGTGGTTGGCCGACCACGGCGGCGGAGGCAGCCGTCCGGGCTGCTCGCGCGTCGGCCTCACTCGACGGTGGACGCACGGAACTGCCGGCGCCGGGCGAGGTCGCGGATCCGATCCTGTCGGGTGCACTGCGTGTCGGTCAGGCGCTCGACGGGGATGCTCTGGGTCTACTGCAGTCGACGTGGCAGCGCGCTCCGCTGCAAGCGCTCGCGAGGCTTCACCTCCTCGCCGCCGCAGACCTCGTGGAGGATCCGGAGCTACTGGGCAGGCCCCGCCCGGCCGCCGGCGTGGCAGAACGGTTGGACGGTCTCGCGCAACTCGTCACCGGAGGGACCACGGCGCCGGCACCGGTCCTTGCCGCGGTAGTGCACGGCGAACTGTTGGCGTTGAAGCCCTTCGGTGTCGGCGACGGTGTCGTCGCCCGAGCGGCATCACGGTTGGTGTGCGTGTCCAGCGGCCTCGACCCCCACAACCTCGGTGTGCCGGAAGTGAGCTGGTTTCGCCGCCAGCAGGCGTACCGCAACGGGATCGGCGCCTTCGCATCCGGTGCCGCGGAGGGGGTCGGCAGCTGGGTGATCCTGTGCTGTGGGGCGCTGGAGGCAGGTGCGCGGGAGGCGATGTCCATCGCGGAGGCGGCAGCGACCTGA
- a CDS encoding HAD family hydrolase produces the protein MTVKPQISAKTGRHTEMGRVAAFFDLDKTIIAKSSTLAFSRPFFDQGLINRRSVLKSSYAQFLFLLSGADHDQMERMRAYLTSMCTGWNVEQVRAVVAETLHDIVDPLVFAEAADLMADHKLRGHDVVVVSASGEEVVTPIAEALGATRSIATRMAVKEGLYTGEVEFYCYGEGKVEAIVELAEKNGYDLSSCYAYSDSVTDLPMLTAVGHPTAVNPDRALRKVAAGNGWPILTFSNPVSLRARLQSPSATTVATTAAVSIGALVAGAFTYGVMRRKR, from the coding sequence GTGACCGTGAAGCCACAGATAAGTGCAAAGACAGGTCGACACACCGAGATGGGTCGAGTGGCCGCATTTTTCGACCTCGACAAGACGATCATCGCCAAATCCAGCACCCTTGCGTTCAGCAGGCCGTTCTTCGACCAAGGTCTCATCAACCGGCGGTCCGTCCTCAAGAGCAGCTACGCCCAGTTCCTGTTCCTTCTGTCCGGGGCCGACCACGATCAGATGGAGCGCATGCGCGCCTACCTGACGAGCATGTGCACGGGGTGGAATGTGGAACAGGTCCGGGCCGTCGTCGCCGAGACACTGCACGACATCGTCGACCCCCTCGTGTTCGCCGAGGCCGCCGACCTCATGGCGGATCACAAGCTGCGGGGCCACGACGTGGTCGTGGTGTCGGCGTCGGGCGAGGAGGTGGTGACACCGATCGCCGAAGCGTTGGGAGCTACCCGCAGCATCGCCACGCGCATGGCCGTGAAGGAAGGGCTCTACACGGGCGAGGTGGAGTTCTACTGCTACGGCGAAGGAAAAGTGGAAGCCATCGTCGAACTGGCCGAGAAGAACGGCTATGACCTGTCGTCCTGTTACGCCTATTCCGACTCCGTCACCGACCTCCCCATGTTGACGGCGGTGGGGCACCCGACCGCTGTCAATCCCGACCGTGCCCTACGAAAAGTAGCGGCCGGAAACGGTTGGCCCATACTGACTTTCTCCAATCCGGTGTCCCTCCGGGCACGCCTCCAGTCGCCGTCGGCGACGACAGTCGCCACCACCGCAGCGGTCAGCATCGGCGCCCTCGTCGCTGGCGCGTTCACCTACGGAGTAATGCGCCGCAAGCGCTGA
- a CDS encoding TadE family type IV pilus minor pilin: MTQSRGLRRSDAGAVTVEAAIAIASIVVVVVLCIGAITAATLHVRCVDSAREAARLAARGDRESAMSAAARVAPDGADVVLREEGDLVVATVRARSPLLPLVHISAEAVAVREPTAAGWGGR; the protein is encoded by the coding sequence ATGACACAGTCGAGGGGGCTGCGGCGCTCGGATGCGGGGGCGGTCACGGTGGAGGCGGCCATTGCGATCGCGTCCATCGTGGTGGTGGTCGTCCTGTGCATCGGAGCGATCACGGCGGCGACGCTCCATGTTCGTTGTGTCGACTCGGCCCGTGAAGCGGCTCGTCTCGCTGCTCGTGGGGATCGGGAGTCGGCGATGTCCGCAGCAGCGAGGGTGGCTCCTGACGGCGCCGACGTGGTGTTGCGCGAGGAGGGGGATCTCGTCGTCGCCACCGTACGCGCCCGCAGTCCGCTCCTTCCGCTCGTGCATATCTCGGCCGAAGCTGTCGCGGTACGCGAGCCCACCGCCGCAGGGTGGGGTGGGCGATGA
- a CDS encoding type II secretion system F family protein, which produces MIASLLVLACAVLAMPSALSRTRLLAVVGRRPPRRRARVSGMIPAALLVLPVSYELGGVAVVLAAMIACATVRFRYMRRRAARARDADLRVILSSLEVVTAELRVGAHPATACDTAADEGSGVVSVAFRSASARARLGGTAADGLRINDSRVGVELARIADIWDVAEKHGLALAELLEAARADLLGRRRFRGRTEAGLAGARATASVLAALPVLGIGLGHMMGAAPLEVLLGGGLGGGLAVLGTGLVCAGLLWTDRITAQVTQ; this is translated from the coding sequence GTGATCGCAAGTCTCTTGGTGCTGGCCTGCGCTGTCCTCGCGATGCCCTCGGCGTTGTCCCGTACTCGGTTGCTCGCGGTTGTCGGGCGGCGGCCACCGCGGAGGCGCGCCAGGGTGTCCGGCATGATTCCGGCTGCTCTCCTCGTCCTTCCCGTTTCCTACGAACTGGGCGGTGTCGCCGTCGTACTCGCGGCGATGATTGCGTGCGCCACAGTTCGTTTCAGATATATGCGGCGACGAGCGGCTCGGGCGAGAGATGCCGACCTGCGCGTGATCCTGTCGAGTCTCGAGGTGGTGACTGCCGAACTTCGCGTCGGTGCGCATCCTGCGACGGCGTGTGACACGGCCGCAGACGAGGGTTCCGGTGTCGTGTCGGTGGCCTTCCGGTCCGCATCGGCACGCGCGCGTCTCGGGGGTACCGCAGCAGATGGACTGCGTATCAACGACTCCCGAGTCGGAGTGGAGCTGGCGCGCATTGCCGACATCTGGGACGTCGCGGAGAAGCACGGTCTTGCGCTCGCCGAGTTACTCGAGGCGGCGCGCGCTGATCTGCTCGGTCGGCGGCGATTTCGTGGGCGCACCGAGGCGGGGCTGGCGGGCGCGAGGGCAACGGCGAGCGTGCTGGCCGCTCTTCCGGTCCTGGGCATCGGCCTCGGCCACATGATGGGTGCTGCGCCACTCGAAGTGTTGCTCGGCGGCGGACTGGGCGGTGGTCTGGCCGTGCTGGGGACGGGCTTGGTGTGTGCGGGACTGCTGTGGACCGATCGCATCACCGCGCAGGTAACACAATGA
- a CDS encoding DUF4244 domain-containing protein, producing MMVNTMRALTARLTLLAVEEDGMSTAEYAIGTIAAAAFGAVLYSVVTGDSIVTALTNIIDKALSTAV from the coding sequence ATGATGGTGAACACGATGCGCGCTCTGACGGCTCGCCTGACACTGCTTGCGGTCGAGGAGGACGGGATGTCGACCGCCGAGTACGCAATCGGCACGATCGCCGCGGCGGCGTTCGGTGCGGTGCTCTATTCGGTGGTCACCGGTGACAGCATTGTGACCGCGCTGACGAATATCATCGACAAAGCGCTGAGTACCGCGGTCTGA
- a CDS encoding TadA family conjugal transfer-associated ATPase, with the protein MSSLVTPDLLDRVRERLAHTSGEPTPATVAAAIRTESGGVLGDTDLLGALRVLMTELTGAGPLESLLTRPGVADVLVTAPDEVWVDQGRGLERTDVRFADEAGVRRLAQRLALSAGRRLDDAQPWVDGRLRGVGNGSFGVRLHAVLAPVAHGGTCLSLRVLRPATQGLDALLSGGALTEEAHALLGTVVRARLAFLVTGGTGAGKTTLLAALLGAVDPAERIICVEDAAELAPRHPHVVRLVARAANVEGVGEVTVRDLVRQSLRMRPDRIVVGEVRGAEVVDLLTALNTGHDGGAGTVHANSPEEVPARLEALAALGGMDRSALHSQLAAAVQVILHVHRSSNGTRKLMQIGVVTSDDRGYVSIVPAWTFGTGSDAGAAILQQLCARRIGEESAERVVAT; encoded by the coding sequence GTGAGTTCCCTCGTCACGCCCGACCTCCTCGACCGGGTCCGTGAACGCCTCGCCCACACCTCGGGGGAGCCGACCCCGGCAACGGTCGCTGCCGCCATCCGGACCGAGTCCGGTGGTGTACTGGGTGACACGGATCTTCTCGGTGCGTTGCGTGTGCTGATGACCGAGCTGACGGGTGCCGGTCCCCTCGAGTCCCTGCTCACGCGTCCCGGCGTCGCGGATGTCCTCGTCACCGCTCCCGACGAGGTGTGGGTCGATCAGGGTCGCGGTCTCGAACGCACCGACGTGCGGTTCGCCGACGAGGCGGGGGTACGCAGACTCGCTCAACGCCTCGCCCTGTCAGCAGGTCGCCGGCTCGACGACGCGCAGCCCTGGGTCGACGGGCGCCTGCGCGGGGTGGGCAATGGCTCGTTCGGAGTGCGGCTCCACGCCGTGCTCGCCCCCGTGGCGCACGGTGGAACCTGCCTGTCGCTGCGTGTGCTGCGGCCGGCCACTCAGGGCCTCGACGCCCTGCTGTCGGGTGGTGCGCTCACCGAAGAGGCCCACGCGCTGCTGGGAACAGTGGTGCGCGCGCGGCTCGCCTTTCTGGTCACCGGGGGCACGGGCGCCGGAAAGACCACGCTGCTCGCCGCGCTGCTCGGCGCCGTCGATCCGGCCGAACGCATCATCTGTGTCGAAGACGCCGCCGAGCTGGCGCCCAGACATCCGCACGTGGTCCGGCTGGTGGCGCGGGCGGCCAACGTCGAAGGAGTCGGCGAGGTGACCGTCCGGGATCTGGTGCGCCAGTCCCTGCGCATGCGTCCTGATCGAATTGTTGTGGGGGAGGTGCGCGGCGCGGAGGTCGTCGACCTTCTCACGGCTCTCAATACCGGCCACGACGGCGGTGCGGGAACCGTCCATGCCAACTCGCCCGAGGAAGTGCCCGCCCGGCTCGAAGCCCTCGCCGCGCTGGGCGGAATGGACCGCAGCGCCCTGCACAGTCAGCTGGCCGCTGCGGTCCAAGTGATCTTGCACGTGCATCGGTCCTCGAATGGAACTCGGAAGCTGATGCAGATCGGTGTGGTCACCAGTGACGACCGGGGATACGTCTCCATCGTCCCGGCTTGGACTTTCGGCACCGGGTCGGACGCGGGCGCCGCGATCCTGCAGCAACTCTGTGCCCGCCGCATCGGAGAAGAATCTGCCGAACGTGTGGTGGCGACGTGA
- a CDS encoding type II secretion system F family protein, with translation MAGALLILPGRRPSRARLQGERGPVVQNDGDDRHRREDPLAVAATFDLLAACLRSGLPVAVAAEAVSLTAPAPLSESLRRAADLLSLGADAATAWESAASDPATESLARMARRSARSGSSLAGSMTELATESRSQAADSAAASAERAGVLISGPLGLCFLPAFICLGIIPVVVGLASRVLGGGLL, from the coding sequence ATGGCCGGTGCACTTCTCATCCTTCCGGGTCGCCGGCCTTCACGCGCGCGCCTGCAGGGCGAGCGTGGCCCGGTCGTGCAGAACGACGGCGACGATCGACACCGGCGCGAGGACCCGCTCGCCGTCGCTGCCACCTTCGACCTGCTGGCCGCGTGCCTACGTTCGGGGCTCCCTGTCGCGGTCGCCGCCGAGGCGGTGTCGCTCACGGCCCCGGCACCGTTGTCGGAGTCGTTGCGCCGAGCGGCGGATCTACTGTCCCTGGGAGCGGACGCGGCCACCGCATGGGAGTCGGCGGCGTCGGATCCGGCCACCGAATCACTTGCCCGAATGGCTCGTCGCTCGGCCAGGTCAGGATCGTCGTTGGCGGGTTCGATGACCGAGTTGGCTACCGAAAGTCGCTCCCAGGCCGCGGATTCGGCGGCGGCTTCGGCCGAACGCGCCGGTGTGCTGATCAGCGGTCCGCTGGGTCTGTGTTTCCTGCCGGCCTTCATCTGCCTCGGGATCATTCCCGTCGTCGTCGGTCTCGCCTCCCGGGTTCTCGGTGGCGGACTGCTCTGA